Proteins from one Neodiprion fabricii isolate iyNeoFabr1 chromosome 5, iyNeoFabr1.1, whole genome shotgun sequence genomic window:
- the LOC124182782 gene encoding carbohydrate sulfotransferase 5-like has product MLKRRSFYVLIGLGSFFLLFLMLDERFGSPLVYQIQPTAAVPHTKQKKIAPKEKLAKIQKPVEVLLLPDTAGVKKKLKPTSSEKILEQIISTQRKLISKDMKGYEYPDGKYNISASKLEDLVMEKHGRPVRSLIVTTWRSGSTFFGDILNAHPANYYHYEPLLAFDIVQVRGPPLSSKALKWVKDLLNCEYEDLGEYIDYGKPHPWVFNHNTNLWKQCERHKGVCYDYKFLSSMCKLFPFQSMKLVRLRLRIAQELLADEKLAVRMVLLVRDPRGILQSRKHRDWCPSSPDCFDPALTCADLVSDYKVAVELLKKYPTRFKVIRYEDLSLDPYKHVEELYKFYGLNLHPRMKKFLDSHTKASKGGVSSTFRNSAIAPFHWRTELEFAEVEEIQEYCTTAMKYWGYVPAMNATHQKEFNPVTNYALK; this is encoded by the exons ATGTTGAAACGACGAAGTTTCTACGTTCTGATCGGCCTCGGATCTTTTTTCCTGCTGTTTTTGATGCTTGACGAGAGATTTGGCAGCCCTTTAGTGTATCAAATACAGCCGACGGCTGCTGTTCCACATACGAAGCAAAAG AAAATCGCACCAAAAGAGAAGCTTGCGAAGATTCAGAAACCAGTCGAG GTACTGTTATTGCCAGATACTGCAGGTGTTAAGAAAAAACTTAAACCGACATCGTCAGAAAAAATTCTGGAGCAAATCATTAGTACGCAACGAAAATTGATCAGCAAAGACATGAAGGGCTACGAATATCCCGATGGAAAATATAACATAAGTGCCAG TAAGCTCGAGGATTTGGTGATGGAAAAACATGGAAGACCGGTCAGAAGTTTGATCGTGACAACATGGCGAAGCGGAAGCACATTTTTTGGCGACATTCTTAACGCACATCCGGCAAATTATTACCACTACGAACCGCTGCTGGCTTTCGATATCGTTCAAGTCCGAGGTCCTCCCTTGTCTTCGAAGGCTTTGAAGTGGGTCAAGGATTTGCTCAACTGCGAATACGAAGACCTAG GTGAATATATCGACTACGGAAAACCACATCCGTGGGTTTTCAATCACAATACGAATTTGTGGAAGCAGTGTGAACGTCACAAAGGGGTCTGCTATGACTACAAATTTCTCAGCTCGATGTGCAAGCTCTTTCCATTCCAATCGATGAAACTTGTACGACTGAGGTTACGAATCGCACAGGAGCTTCTTGCGGATGAAAA ATTAGCTGTACGGATGGTGTTGTTGGTCAGAGATCCTCGAGGGATTCTTCAGTCGAGAAAACATCGAGACTGGTGTCCTTCGAGTCCTGATTGTTTCGATCCAGCTTTGACGTGCGCGGATCTTGTCTCAGATTACAAAGTTGCTGTTGAACTACTAAAAAAGTACCCAACCAGATTCAA GGTGATACGATACGAAGATCTTTCCCTGGATCCGTACAAACACGTTGAAGAACTTTACAAGTTTTATGGACTCAACCTTCACccgagaatgaaaaaatttctcgattcTCATACCAAAGCCAGCAAGGGTGGAGTATCGAGTACATTCCGAAATTCAGCGATTGCTCCGTTTCATTGGAGAACGGAATTGGAATTCGCGGAAGTAGAAGAAATACAAGAATACTGCACCACCGCAATGAAATACTGGGGTTATGTTCCGGCAATGAACGCTACTCATCAGAAGGAATTCAACCCTGTTACAAACTACGCGTTGAAATAG
- the LOC124182783 gene encoding carbohydrate sulfotransferase 5-like isoform X1: MSKRASSYGLIGVGIFFTLYSTFNVNYEGHSVRKTEPTVPIPQQSEQKSPRWEDKPQITTVGRGIDPVSKTIEQIMSEQPELISNAMEDYQYPNGKYNISASKLEDLVMEQNGRPVRSLIVTTWRSGSTFLGDILNAHPANYYHYEPLLAFDIVQVRGPPLAAKALKWVKDLLNCEYQDLDEYIDYGKPHPWVFNHNTNLWKQCRHHKEVCYDHKFLSSMCKLFPFQSMKLVRMRLRIAQELLADEKLAVRMVLLVRDPRGILQSRKHRDFCPPSPDCSDPALTCADLVSDYKVAVELLKKYPTRFKVIRYEDLSLDPYKYVEELYKFYGLFFHPETKKFLDTHTKASKGGVSSTFRDSAAAPFHWKKELEFGEVEEIQESCATAMKCWGYVPAMNATHQEEFNPVTSYVLEL, encoded by the exons ATGTCGAAACGTGCAAGTTCCTACGGTCTGATAGGcgtcggtattttttttacactataTTCAACTTTTAATGTGAATTACGAAGGCCATTCGGTGCGTAAAACAGAACCAACAGTTCCTATTCCTCAGCAGTCAGAGCAGAAG TCCCCAAGATGGGAGGACAAACCGCAGATCACGACAGTGGGGAGAGGAATCGATCCGGTATCGAAGACGATAGAACAAATCATGAGTGAGCAGCCCGAATTGATCAGCAATGCTATGGAGGACTATCAATATCCCAATGGAAAATATAACATAAGTGCGAG TAAGCTCGAGGATTTGGTGATGGAACAAAATGGAAGGCCGGTCAGAAGTTTGATCGTGACAACGTGGCGAAGCGGAAGCACATTTTTGGGCGATATTCTCAACGCTCATCCGgcaaattattatcattatgaGCCGCTGCTGGCTTTCGATATCGTTCAAGTTCGAGGTCCTCCCTTAGCTGCGAAGGCTTTGAAGTGGGTCAAGGATCTACTCAACTGCGAATATCAAGATTTGG ATGAATATATCGACTACGGAAAACCACATCCGTGGGTTTTTAATCACAATACGAATTTGTGGAAGCAGTGTAGACATCACAAAGAGGTCTGCTATGACCACAAATTTCTCAGCTCGATGTGCAAGCTCTTTCCATTCCAATCGATGAAACTTGTACGAATGAGGTTACGAATCGCACAGGAGCTTCTTGCGGATGAAAA ATTAGCCGTACGGATGGTGCTGTTGGTGAGAGATCCTCGAGGGATTCTTCAGTCGAGAAAACATCGTGACTTTTGTCCTCCAAGTCCTGATTGTTCAGATCCAGCTTTGACGTGCGCGGATCTGGTCTCAGATTACAAAGTTGCTGTTGAACTGCTGAAGAAATACCCAACTAGATTCAA AGTGATACGATACGAAGATCTTTCCCTGGATCCGTACAAGTATGTCGAAGAACTTTATAAGTTTTACGGACTCTTTTTTCATccggaaacgaaaaaatttcttgatacTCATACCAAAGCCAGCAAGGGTGGAGTGTCGAGTACTTTTCGAGATTCAGCAGCAGCTCCGTTTCattggaaaaaagaattggAATTCGGAGAAGTAGAAGAAATACAAGAATCCTGCGCGACTGCTATGAAATGCTGGGGTTACGTTCCAGCAATGAACGCTACTCATCAAGAGGAATTCAACCCTGTCACAAGCTACGTGCTAgagttataa
- the LOC124182783 gene encoding carbohydrate sulfotransferase 5-like isoform X2, whose translation MFKSPRWEDKPQITTVGRGIDPVSKTIEQIMSEQPELISNAMEDYQYPNGKYNISASKLEDLVMEQNGRPVRSLIVTTWRSGSTFLGDILNAHPANYYHYEPLLAFDIVQVRGPPLAAKALKWVKDLLNCEYQDLDEYIDYGKPHPWVFNHNTNLWKQCRHHKEVCYDHKFLSSMCKLFPFQSMKLVRMRLRIAQELLADEKLAVRMVLLVRDPRGILQSRKHRDFCPPSPDCSDPALTCADLVSDYKVAVELLKKYPTRFKVIRYEDLSLDPYKYVEELYKFYGLFFHPETKKFLDTHTKASKGGVSSTFRDSAAAPFHWKKELEFGEVEEIQESCATAMKCWGYVPAMNATHQEEFNPVTSYVLEL comes from the exons ATGTTCAAGTCCCCAAGATGGGAGGACAAACCGCAGATCACGACAGTGGGGAGAGGAATCGATCCGGTATCGAAGACGATAGAACAAATCATGAGTGAGCAGCCCGAATTGATCAGCAATGCTATGGAGGACTATCAATATCCCAATGGAAAATATAACATAAGTGCGAG TAAGCTCGAGGATTTGGTGATGGAACAAAATGGAAGGCCGGTCAGAAGTTTGATCGTGACAACGTGGCGAAGCGGAAGCACATTTTTGGGCGATATTCTCAACGCTCATCCGgcaaattattatcattatgaGCCGCTGCTGGCTTTCGATATCGTTCAAGTTCGAGGTCCTCCCTTAGCTGCGAAGGCTTTGAAGTGGGTCAAGGATCTACTCAACTGCGAATATCAAGATTTGG ATGAATATATCGACTACGGAAAACCACATCCGTGGGTTTTTAATCACAATACGAATTTGTGGAAGCAGTGTAGACATCACAAAGAGGTCTGCTATGACCACAAATTTCTCAGCTCGATGTGCAAGCTCTTTCCATTCCAATCGATGAAACTTGTACGAATGAGGTTACGAATCGCACAGGAGCTTCTTGCGGATGAAAA ATTAGCCGTACGGATGGTGCTGTTGGTGAGAGATCCTCGAGGGATTCTTCAGTCGAGAAAACATCGTGACTTTTGTCCTCCAAGTCCTGATTGTTCAGATCCAGCTTTGACGTGCGCGGATCTGGTCTCAGATTACAAAGTTGCTGTTGAACTGCTGAAGAAATACCCAACTAGATTCAA AGTGATACGATACGAAGATCTTTCCCTGGATCCGTACAAGTATGTCGAAGAACTTTATAAGTTTTACGGACTCTTTTTTCATccggaaacgaaaaaatttcttgatacTCATACCAAAGCCAGCAAGGGTGGAGTGTCGAGTACTTTTCGAGATTCAGCAGCAGCTCCGTTTCattggaaaaaagaattggAATTCGGAGAAGTAGAAGAAATACAAGAATCCTGCGCGACTGCTATGAAATGCTGGGGTTACGTTCCAGCAATGAACGCTACTCATCAAGAGGAATTCAACCCTGTCACAAGCTACGTGCTAgagttataa